In Populus alba chromosome 9, ASM523922v2, whole genome shotgun sequence, a genomic segment contains:
- the LOC118059078 gene encoding uncharacterized protein: protein MGKEKQYWLLKTEPGEWSWDDQASNGGISNWDGVKNKQAQKNLKAMKLNDLCFFYHSGSNARRVVGVVTVVKEWYDEGGEGVVDVKAVGEMRRPLDLKELKGDEGLKGFQLFRQPRLSVVPVSKEVWERVCELGGGFEGDGKDDGGDDVDG from the coding sequence atggGGAAAGAAAAGCAATATTGGCTTCTCAAAACCGAGCCAGGAGAGTGGTCATGGGATGATCAGGCCTCCAATGGAGGCATATCCAATTGGGATGGGGTAAAAAATAAGCAAGCCCAGAAGAACCTCAAGGCCATGAAACTCAATGATCTTTGCTTCTTCTACCACTCTGGGTCCAACGCGCGACGTGTTGTTGGTGTGGTTACTGTGGTGAAAGAATGGTATGATGAAGGTGGCGAAGGAGTGGTGGATGTCAAAGCAGTGGGGGAGATGAGAAGGCCATTGGATTTGAAGGAACTGAAGGGTGATGAAGGGTTGAAGGGTTTTCAATTGTTCAGGCAACCTAGATTGTCAGTTGTGCCGGTTTCAAAGGAGGTTTGGGAGAGAGTTTGTGAGTTGGGAGGTGGGTTTGAAGGGGATGGAAAGGATGACGGTGGTGATGATGTTGATGGGTAG